In Geotrypetes seraphini chromosome 4, aGeoSer1.1, whole genome shotgun sequence, a single window of DNA contains:
- the LOC117358947 gene encoding hornerin-like, whose amino-acid sequence MSAKGGRGSSQCNQQTTYQQNQGNISCQNKNQDYEQTSTTGQGNACGGQWGQSSQSSQVVVVVDSCQQKGQVSGQIGTTGQGSGCGNQWSQNSQSSQVVVNDSCQQGQVSGQASTTIQSSGCGGQWSQSSQSSQVGVNSCQQRGQVSQQIITTGQSSGCGGQQSQSSQSSQVGVGSCQQKDQVSANIGKGSDCGGSWNQQTTQSSQNLVNNSCQNNGQGSNRGSQYTDQQKQCTGAAKK is encoded by the exons ATGTCTGCCAAGGGTGGTCGCGGTAGTAGCCAGTGCAATCAGCAGACAACTTACCAACAAAATCAAGGCAACATCTCATGCCAAAATAAAAATCAAGACTATGAAC AAACATCCACAACTGGCCAAGGCAATGCATGTGGAGGCCAGTGGGGTCAGAGTTCACAGAGCTCTCAGGTTGTAGTTGTAGTTGACTCCTGCCAACAGAAAGGTCAAGTGTCTGGAC AAATAGGAACAACTGGGCAGGGCAGTGGCTGTGGAAACCAATGGAGTCAAAACTCACAGAGCTCTCAGGTTGTAGTGAATGACTCCTGCCAACAAGGTCAAGTTTCTGGAC AAGCATCCACAACTATCCAGAGTAGTGGCTGTGGAGGACAGTGGAGTCAGAGCTCACAGAGCTCTCAAGTTGGAGTTAATTCCTGCCAACAGAGAGGTCAAGTTTCTCAAC AAATAATCACAACTGGCCAGAGCAGTGGCTGTGGAGGACAGCAGAGCCAGAGCTCTCAGAGCTCTCAGGTTGGAGTTGGCTCCTGTCAACAGAAAGATCAAGTCTCTGCTA ATATTGGCAAGGGCAGCGACTGTGGAGGATCATGGAACCAGCAAACCACACAGAGCTCACAAAATCTAGTCAATAACTCCTGCCAAAATAATGGTCAAGGCTCTAATC GTGGAAGTCAATACACCGACCAACAGAAACAATGTACAGGAGCTGCAAAGAAGTGA
- the LOC117359853 gene encoding hornerin-like isoform X2 — translation MSAKGNSGSGQCSQQTSSQQNQGNNSCQTKGQSYNQTSTTGQGSGCGGQGSQSSHSSQVTVNNSCQQNSQVSGKTSTAIQGSGCGGQGSQISQNSQGQQRGQGSVQTSTTSQVSGCGGQGSQSSQSSQVVAGSCQQKGQVSGQTSTSSQSSSCGQGSQSSQSSQVVVNNSCQQKGQVSEQTSCGGQQSQSSQVSVTNSCQINSQASGQTSTTSQGSGCGGQQSQSSQSSQGVVNNSCQQRSQVSGQSSSSSKGDNHGGQCGQTSQYSQGGAYNSSQNKGQGECQNTDQQKQYTGGVKK, via the exons ATGTCTGCCAAGGGTAATAGTGGTTCTGGACAGTGCAGTCAGCAGACATCAAGTCAACAGAATCAAGGCAACAACTCGTGCCAAACTAAAGGACAGAGCTATAATC AAACATCCACAACTGGCCAGGGCAGTGGCTGTGGAGGGCAAGGGAGTCAGAGCTCACATAGCTCTCAAGTTACAGTAAATAACTCCTGCCAACAGAATAGTCAAGTCTCTGGAA AAACATCCACAGCAATCCAGGGCAGTGGCTGTGGAGGACAAGGGAGTCAAATCTCACAGAACTCTCAGGGCCAACAGAGAGGCCAAGGATCTGTCC AAACATCCACAACTAGCCAGGTTAGTGGCTGTGGAGGACAGGGGAGTCAAAGCTCACAGAGCTCTCAGGTTGTAGCTGGTTCCTGCCAACAGAAAGGTCAAGTGTCTGGAC AAACATCCACATCTAGCCAAAGTAGTAGCTGTGGACAGGGGAGTCAGAGCTCACAGAGTTCTCAGGTTGTAGTGAATAATTCCTGCCAACAGAAAGGTCAAGTGTCTGAAC AAACATCCTGTGGAGGACAGCAGAGCCAGAGCTCCCAGGTTTCAGTAACTAACTCCTGCCAAATTAATAGTCAAGCCTCTGGac AAACATCCACAACTAGCCAGGGCAGTGGCTGTGGAGGACAGCAGAGCCAGAGCTCACAGAGCTCTCAGGGTGTAGTGAATAACTCCTGCCAACAGAGAAGTCAAGTATCTGGAC AATCAAGCTCATCTTCCAAGGGGGACAATCATGGAGGACAGTGTGGTCAGACATCACAGTACTCACAGGGTGGAGCTTATAACTCATCCCAAAACAAAGGCCAAG GtgaatgtcaaaacacagaccagCAGAAACAATACACAGGTGGAGTAAAGAAGTGA
- the LOC117359853 gene encoding hornerin-like isoform X1, with the protein MNALVNSLMSKQEFSITKLIITSLLIFVPKVERESETIMSAKGNSGSGQCSQQTSSQQNQGNNSCQTKGQSYNQTSTTGQGSGCGGQGSQSSHSSQVTVNNSCQQNSQVSGKTSTAIQGSGCGGQGSQISQNSQGQQRGQGSVQTSTTSQVSGCGGQGSQSSQSSQVVAGSCQQKGQVSGQTSTSSQSSSCGQGSQSSQSSQVVVNNSCQQKGQVSEQTSCGGQQSQSSQVSVTNSCQINSQASGQTSTTSQGSGCGGQQSQSSQSSQGVVNNSCQQRSQVSGQSSSSSKGDNHGGQCGQTSQYSQGGAYNSSQNKGQGECQNTDQQKQYTGGVKK; encoded by the exons gtagagagagaaagcgaGACAATCATGTCTGCCAAGGGTAATAGTGGTTCTGGACAGTGCAGTCAGCAGACATCAAGTCAACAGAATCAAGGCAACAACTCGTGCCAAACTAAAGGACAGAGCTATAATC AAACATCCACAACTGGCCAGGGCAGTGGCTGTGGAGGGCAAGGGAGTCAGAGCTCACATAGCTCTCAAGTTACAGTAAATAACTCCTGCCAACAGAATAGTCAAGTCTCTGGAA AAACATCCACAGCAATCCAGGGCAGTGGCTGTGGAGGACAAGGGAGTCAAATCTCACAGAACTCTCAGGGCCAACAGAGAGGCCAAGGATCTGTCC AAACATCCACAACTAGCCAGGTTAGTGGCTGTGGAGGACAGGGGAGTCAAAGCTCACAGAGCTCTCAGGTTGTAGCTGGTTCCTGCCAACAGAAAGGTCAAGTGTCTGGAC AAACATCCACATCTAGCCAAAGTAGTAGCTGTGGACAGGGGAGTCAGAGCTCACAGAGTTCTCAGGTTGTAGTGAATAATTCCTGCCAACAGAAAGGTCAAGTGTCTGAAC AAACATCCTGTGGAGGACAGCAGAGCCAGAGCTCCCAGGTTTCAGTAACTAACTCCTGCCAAATTAATAGTCAAGCCTCTGGac AAACATCCACAACTAGCCAGGGCAGTGGCTGTGGAGGACAGCAGAGCCAGAGCTCACAGAGCTCTCAGGGTGTAGTGAATAACTCCTGCCAACAGAGAAGTCAAGTATCTGGAC AATCAAGCTCATCTTCCAAGGGGGACAATCATGGAGGACAGTGTGGTCAGACATCACAGTACTCACAGGGTGGAGCTTATAACTCATCCCAAAACAAAGGCCAAG GtgaatgtcaaaacacagaccagCAGAAACAATACACAGGTGGAGTAAAGAAGTGA